The following proteins are co-located in the Leptidea sinapis chromosome 30, ilLepSina1.1, whole genome shotgun sequence genome:
- the LOC126973919 gene encoding tigger transposable element-derived protein 4-like, with product MDQGVIRCLKSHYRRLQVLKLIQSIDSNNQFSFTVLDAIVMISEAWEKVSQKTIANYFGHAGFKDLTSLITRTSDDVIDDDEEDNMSLAQLAQNLRPALSTTETDEFIDVDQSIAICAPATEDDIVREVQEENENEQEDSEEQFTVPTLIDGLNAVSVLRKIDLFNEEFHMQGNCDDTLIKIQRELQNVYARQKCFKQTKITDFMHTKMMEK from the coding sequence ATGGACCAAGGTGTAATAAGATGTTTAAAATCTCATTATAGAAGATTgcaagtgttaaagttaatacaAAGCATTGACAGTAATAATCAGTTCAGCTTTACGGTTCTTGATGCCATCGTGATGATATCCGAAGCATGGGAAAAAGTTTCACAAAAAACTATAGCTAACTACTTTGGGCATGCAGGTTTTAAAGATCTTACAAGTCTTATAACAAGAACCTCAGATGATGTGATTGACGACGATGAAGAGGACAATATGTCTTTGGCTCAATTAGCCCAAAATTTACGACCTGCTTTATCTACTACTGAAACAGACGAGTTCATTGATGTAGATCAGTCTATTGCAATTTGTGCACCAGCTACGGAGGATGATATTGTACGTGAAGTTCAAgaggaaaatgaaaatgaacagGAAGACTCGGAAGAACAATTTACAGTGCCAACTTTGATTGACGGTCTCAATGCTGTTAGTGTATTACGAAAGATTGATCTTTTTAATGAAGAGTTCCACATGCAGGGAAATTGTGACGATACGCTGATTAAAATCCAACGTGAATTACAAAATGTGTATGCACGACAGAAGTGTTtcaaacaaactaaaattacaGATTTTATGCATACAAAAATGATGGAAAAATGA